Proteins from one Juglans microcarpa x Juglans regia isolate MS1-56 chromosome 1S, Jm3101_v1.0, whole genome shotgun sequence genomic window:
- the LOC121247737 gene encoding probable plastidic glucose transporter 3 isoform X1, whose amino-acid sequence MRGRYVDASSMYKRGASRDYINAYDEEGSSVHFLNGKDIGNPPWRRSLPHVLVATLSSFLAGYHLGVINETLEGISLDLGFSGNTLAEGLVVSTCLGGAFAGSLFSGWIVDGVGRRRAFQFCALPMIIGASMSATTKSLWGMLLGRLFVGTGMGLGPSVAALYVAEVSPAFVRGTFGSFPQIATCLGLMGALFIGLPAKEIVGCLYVLRWRICFWVSAIPAAVLAVSMEFCAESPHWLFKRGRGIEAEAEFEKILGGLHVKSAMAELSMSDRGDETDTIKFSELFYGRHFKVVFIGSTLFALQQLSGINAVFYFSSTVFKSFGIPSDIANICVGIANLLGSLIAMILMDKLGRKVLLLGSFSGMALSMGVQVIAANSFSSGSGALYLSVGGMLLSVLTFALGAGPVPGLLLSEIFPGRIRAKAMAVCMAVHWVMNFFVGLFFLRLLEQIGAVVLYTIFAAFCLLAVFFVKTNVLETKGKSLQEIEIALLPPE is encoded by the exons ATGCGGGGACGTTATGTTGATGCATCTTCGATGTACAAACGTGGTGCATCGAGGGACTATATAAATGCATATGACGAAGAAGGAAGTTCGG TACATTTTCTGAATGGCAAAGATATTGGAAACCCCCCATGGAGACGTTCTTTGCCACATGTCCTTGTGGCAACTCTTTCTTCATTCCTAGCTGGCTATCATCTTGG AGTGATAAATGAGACTCTAGAAGGCATCTCTTTAGACCTTGGCTTCAGTGGGAACACCTTGGCTGAAG GTTTAGTGGTGAGCACATGTTTAGGAGGCGCGTTTGCTGGATCTCTATTCAGTGGTTGGATAGTAGATGGGGTCGGACGTCGAAGAGCATTTCAATTTTGTGCTCTACCAATGATAATTGGTGCATCCATGAG TGCAACAACAAAAAGTCTGTGGGGTATGCTTCTGGGGAGGTTATTTGTTGGGACTGGGATGGGTCTTGGCCCATCTGTTGCAGCTCTCTATGTGGCAGAG GTGTCACCAGCTTTTGTAAGGGGTACTTTTGGGAGCTTCCCTCAAATTGCTACATGTCTAGGACTTATGGGAGCTCTTTTTATTGGTCTCCCAGCTAAGGAAATAGTTGGTTG TTTGTATGTACTCAGGTGGCGGATTTGTTTTTGGGTATCTGCCATTCCTGCTGCAGTACTTGCTGTTTCCATGGAGTTCTGTGCAGAGAGTCCCCACTGGCTTTTCAAG AGAGGGAGAGGTATTGAAGCTGAAGCTGAGTTTGAGAAGATTCTAGGAGGATTACATGTCAAATCTGCAATGGCGGAATTGTCAATGTCAGACAGAGGAGATGAGACAGATACCATAAAGTTCTCTGAGTTGTTTTATGGCCGTCATTTCAAAG TGGTTTTCATTGGATCTACCCTTTTTGCTTTACAACAGCTATCTGGCATAAATGCtgtattttatttctcttcGACTGTCTTTAAGAGCTTCGGCATACCTTCAGATATCGCAAACATATGTGTGGGGATTGCAAATTTATTGG GGTCACTAATTGCAATGATCTTGATGGATAAACTTGGAAGGAAGGTACTTCTGCTTGGAAGTTTTTCGGGCATG GCGCTATCCATGGGAGTTCAAGTAATTGCAGCAAATTCATTTTCATCAGGCTCTGGAGCGTTGTATCTATCGGTTGGTGGCATGCTGCT ATCTGTCCTGACGTTTGCTCTTGGTGCTGGTCCAGTCCCTGGTCTCCTCCTTTCAGAAATATTTCCTGGCCGGATTCGGGCTAAGGCAATGGCAGTTTGCATGGCTGTGCATTGG GTAATGAATTTCTTTGTTGGTCTGTTCTTTTTGCGCTTACTGGAGCAAATAGGGGCAGTAGTACTGTATACAATCTTTGCAGCCTTTTGTCTGCTGGCTGTGTTTTTTGTGAAGACCAATGTCTtggaaacaaaaggaaaatcacTCCAAGAAATTGAAATTGCGCTTCTCCCACCCGAGTAG
- the LOC121247737 gene encoding probable plastidic glucose transporter 3 isoform X4, with protein sequence MRGRYVDASSMYKRGASRDYINAYDEEGSSVHFLNGKDIGNPPWRRSLPHVLVATLSSFLAGYHLGVINETLEGISLDLGFSGNTLAEGLVVSTCLGGAFAGSLFSGWIVDGVGRRRAFQFCALPMIIGASMSATTKSLWGMLLGRLFVGTGMGLGPSVAALYVAEVSPAFVRGTFGSFPQIATCLGLMGALFIGLPAKEIVGWWRICFWVSAIPAAVLAVSMEFCAESPHWLFKRGRGIEAEAEFEKILGGLHVKSAMAELSMSDRGDETDTIKFSELFYGRHFKGSLIAMILMDKLGRKVLLLGSFSGMALSMGVQVIAANSFSSGSGALYLSVGGMLLSVLTFALGAGPVPGLLLSEIFPGRIRAKAMAVCMAVHWVMNFFVGLFFLRLLEQIGAVVLYTIFAAFCLLAVFFVKTNVLETKGKSLQEIEIALLPPE encoded by the exons ATGCGGGGACGTTATGTTGATGCATCTTCGATGTACAAACGTGGTGCATCGAGGGACTATATAAATGCATATGACGAAGAAGGAAGTTCGG TACATTTTCTGAATGGCAAAGATATTGGAAACCCCCCATGGAGACGTTCTTTGCCACATGTCCTTGTGGCAACTCTTTCTTCATTCCTAGCTGGCTATCATCTTGG AGTGATAAATGAGACTCTAGAAGGCATCTCTTTAGACCTTGGCTTCAGTGGGAACACCTTGGCTGAAG GTTTAGTGGTGAGCACATGTTTAGGAGGCGCGTTTGCTGGATCTCTATTCAGTGGTTGGATAGTAGATGGGGTCGGACGTCGAAGAGCATTTCAATTTTGTGCTCTACCAATGATAATTGGTGCATCCATGAG TGCAACAACAAAAAGTCTGTGGGGTATGCTTCTGGGGAGGTTATTTGTTGGGACTGGGATGGGTCTTGGCCCATCTGTTGCAGCTCTCTATGTGGCAGAG GTGTCACCAGCTTTTGTAAGGGGTACTTTTGGGAGCTTCCCTCAAATTGCTACATGTCTAGGACTTATGGGAGCTCTTTTTATTGGTCTCCCAGCTAAGGAAATAGTTGGTTG GTGGCGGATTTGTTTTTGGGTATCTGCCATTCCTGCTGCAGTACTTGCTGTTTCCATGGAGTTCTGTGCAGAGAGTCCCCACTGGCTTTTCAAG AGAGGGAGAGGTATTGAAGCTGAAGCTGAGTTTGAGAAGATTCTAGGAGGATTACATGTCAAATCTGCAATGGCGGAATTGTCAATGTCAGACAGAGGAGATGAGACAGATACCATAAAGTTCTCTGAGTTGTTTTATGGCCGTCATTTCAAAG GGTCACTAATTGCAATGATCTTGATGGATAAACTTGGAAGGAAGGTACTTCTGCTTGGAAGTTTTTCGGGCATG GCGCTATCCATGGGAGTTCAAGTAATTGCAGCAAATTCATTTTCATCAGGCTCTGGAGCGTTGTATCTATCGGTTGGTGGCATGCTGCT ATCTGTCCTGACGTTTGCTCTTGGTGCTGGTCCAGTCCCTGGTCTCCTCCTTTCAGAAATATTTCCTGGCCGGATTCGGGCTAAGGCAATGGCAGTTTGCATGGCTGTGCATTGG GTAATGAATTTCTTTGTTGGTCTGTTCTTTTTGCGCTTACTGGAGCAAATAGGGGCAGTAGTACTGTATACAATCTTTGCAGCCTTTTGTCTGCTGGCTGTGTTTTTTGTGAAGACCAATGTCTtggaaacaaaaggaaaatcacTCCAAGAAATTGAAATTGCGCTTCTCCCACCCGAGTAG
- the LOC121247737 gene encoding probable plastidic glucose transporter 3 isoform X2, protein MRGRYVDASSMYKRGASRDYINAYDEEGSSVHFLNGKDIGNPPWRRSLPHVLVATLSSFLAGYHLGVINETLEGISLDLGFSGNTLAEGLVVSTCLGGAFAGSLFSGWIVDGVGRRRAFQFCALPMIIGASMSATTKSLWGMLLGRLFVGTGMGLGPSVAALYVAEVSPAFVRGTFGSFPQIATCLGLMGALFIGLPAKEIVGWWRICFWVSAIPAAVLAVSMEFCAESPHWLFKRGRGIEAEAEFEKILGGLHVKSAMAELSMSDRGDETDTIKFSELFYGRHFKVVFIGSTLFALQQLSGINAVFYFSSTVFKSFGIPSDIANICVGIANLLGSLIAMILMDKLGRKVLLLGSFSGMALSMGVQVIAANSFSSGSGALYLSVGGMLLSVLTFALGAGPVPGLLLSEIFPGRIRAKAMAVCMAVHWVMNFFVGLFFLRLLEQIGAVVLYTIFAAFCLLAVFFVKTNVLETKGKSLQEIEIALLPPE, encoded by the exons ATGCGGGGACGTTATGTTGATGCATCTTCGATGTACAAACGTGGTGCATCGAGGGACTATATAAATGCATATGACGAAGAAGGAAGTTCGG TACATTTTCTGAATGGCAAAGATATTGGAAACCCCCCATGGAGACGTTCTTTGCCACATGTCCTTGTGGCAACTCTTTCTTCATTCCTAGCTGGCTATCATCTTGG AGTGATAAATGAGACTCTAGAAGGCATCTCTTTAGACCTTGGCTTCAGTGGGAACACCTTGGCTGAAG GTTTAGTGGTGAGCACATGTTTAGGAGGCGCGTTTGCTGGATCTCTATTCAGTGGTTGGATAGTAGATGGGGTCGGACGTCGAAGAGCATTTCAATTTTGTGCTCTACCAATGATAATTGGTGCATCCATGAG TGCAACAACAAAAAGTCTGTGGGGTATGCTTCTGGGGAGGTTATTTGTTGGGACTGGGATGGGTCTTGGCCCATCTGTTGCAGCTCTCTATGTGGCAGAG GTGTCACCAGCTTTTGTAAGGGGTACTTTTGGGAGCTTCCCTCAAATTGCTACATGTCTAGGACTTATGGGAGCTCTTTTTATTGGTCTCCCAGCTAAGGAAATAGTTGGTTG GTGGCGGATTTGTTTTTGGGTATCTGCCATTCCTGCTGCAGTACTTGCTGTTTCCATGGAGTTCTGTGCAGAGAGTCCCCACTGGCTTTTCAAG AGAGGGAGAGGTATTGAAGCTGAAGCTGAGTTTGAGAAGATTCTAGGAGGATTACATGTCAAATCTGCAATGGCGGAATTGTCAATGTCAGACAGAGGAGATGAGACAGATACCATAAAGTTCTCTGAGTTGTTTTATGGCCGTCATTTCAAAG TGGTTTTCATTGGATCTACCCTTTTTGCTTTACAACAGCTATCTGGCATAAATGCtgtattttatttctcttcGACTGTCTTTAAGAGCTTCGGCATACCTTCAGATATCGCAAACATATGTGTGGGGATTGCAAATTTATTGG GGTCACTAATTGCAATGATCTTGATGGATAAACTTGGAAGGAAGGTACTTCTGCTTGGAAGTTTTTCGGGCATG GCGCTATCCATGGGAGTTCAAGTAATTGCAGCAAATTCATTTTCATCAGGCTCTGGAGCGTTGTATCTATCGGTTGGTGGCATGCTGCT ATCTGTCCTGACGTTTGCTCTTGGTGCTGGTCCAGTCCCTGGTCTCCTCCTTTCAGAAATATTTCCTGGCCGGATTCGGGCTAAGGCAATGGCAGTTTGCATGGCTGTGCATTGG GTAATGAATTTCTTTGTTGGTCTGTTCTTTTTGCGCTTACTGGAGCAAATAGGGGCAGTAGTACTGTATACAATCTTTGCAGCCTTTTGTCTGCTGGCTGTGTTTTTTGTGAAGACCAATGTCTtggaaacaaaaggaaaatcacTCCAAGAAATTGAAATTGCGCTTCTCCCACCCGAGTAG
- the LOC121247737 gene encoding probable plastidic glucose transporter 3 isoform X3: MRGRYVDASSMYKRGASRDYINAYDEEGSSVHFLNGKDIGNPPWRRSLPHVLVATLSSFLAGYHLGVINETLEGISLDLGFSGNTLAEGLVVSTCLGGAFAGSLFSGWIVDGVGRRRAFQFCALPMIIGASMSATTKSLWGMLLGRLFVGTGMGLGPSVAALYVAEVSPAFVRGTFGSFPQIATCLGLMGALFIGLPAKEIVGCLYVLRWRICFWVSAIPAAVLAVSMEFCAESPHWLFKRGRGIEAEAEFEKILGGLHVKSAMAELSMSDRGDETDTIKFSELFYGRHFKGSLIAMILMDKLGRKVLLLGSFSGMALSMGVQVIAANSFSSGSGALYLSVGGMLLSVLTFALGAGPVPGLLLSEIFPGRIRAKAMAVCMAVHWVMNFFVGLFFLRLLEQIGAVVLYTIFAAFCLLAVFFVKTNVLETKGKSLQEIEIALLPPE, translated from the exons ATGCGGGGACGTTATGTTGATGCATCTTCGATGTACAAACGTGGTGCATCGAGGGACTATATAAATGCATATGACGAAGAAGGAAGTTCGG TACATTTTCTGAATGGCAAAGATATTGGAAACCCCCCATGGAGACGTTCTTTGCCACATGTCCTTGTGGCAACTCTTTCTTCATTCCTAGCTGGCTATCATCTTGG AGTGATAAATGAGACTCTAGAAGGCATCTCTTTAGACCTTGGCTTCAGTGGGAACACCTTGGCTGAAG GTTTAGTGGTGAGCACATGTTTAGGAGGCGCGTTTGCTGGATCTCTATTCAGTGGTTGGATAGTAGATGGGGTCGGACGTCGAAGAGCATTTCAATTTTGTGCTCTACCAATGATAATTGGTGCATCCATGAG TGCAACAACAAAAAGTCTGTGGGGTATGCTTCTGGGGAGGTTATTTGTTGGGACTGGGATGGGTCTTGGCCCATCTGTTGCAGCTCTCTATGTGGCAGAG GTGTCACCAGCTTTTGTAAGGGGTACTTTTGGGAGCTTCCCTCAAATTGCTACATGTCTAGGACTTATGGGAGCTCTTTTTATTGGTCTCCCAGCTAAGGAAATAGTTGGTTG TTTGTATGTACTCAGGTGGCGGATTTGTTTTTGGGTATCTGCCATTCCTGCTGCAGTACTTGCTGTTTCCATGGAGTTCTGTGCAGAGAGTCCCCACTGGCTTTTCAAG AGAGGGAGAGGTATTGAAGCTGAAGCTGAGTTTGAGAAGATTCTAGGAGGATTACATGTCAAATCTGCAATGGCGGAATTGTCAATGTCAGACAGAGGAGATGAGACAGATACCATAAAGTTCTCTGAGTTGTTTTATGGCCGTCATTTCAAAG GGTCACTAATTGCAATGATCTTGATGGATAAACTTGGAAGGAAGGTACTTCTGCTTGGAAGTTTTTCGGGCATG GCGCTATCCATGGGAGTTCAAGTAATTGCAGCAAATTCATTTTCATCAGGCTCTGGAGCGTTGTATCTATCGGTTGGTGGCATGCTGCT ATCTGTCCTGACGTTTGCTCTTGGTGCTGGTCCAGTCCCTGGTCTCCTCCTTTCAGAAATATTTCCTGGCCGGATTCGGGCTAAGGCAATGGCAGTTTGCATGGCTGTGCATTGG GTAATGAATTTCTTTGTTGGTCTGTTCTTTTTGCGCTTACTGGAGCAAATAGGGGCAGTAGTACTGTATACAATCTTTGCAGCCTTTTGTCTGCTGGCTGTGTTTTTTGTGAAGACCAATGTCTtggaaacaaaaggaaaatcacTCCAAGAAATTGAAATTGCGCTTCTCCCACCCGAGTAG
- the LOC121247737 gene encoding probable plastidic glucose transporter 3 isoform X5: protein MRGRYVDASSMYKRGASRDYINAYDEEGSSVHFLNGKDIGNPPWRRSLPHVLVATLSSFLAGYHLGVINETLEGISLDLGFSGNTLAEGLVVSTCLGGAFAGSLFSGWIVDGVGRRRAFQFCALPMIIGASMSATTKSLWGMLLGRLFVGTGMGLGPSVAALYVAEVSPAFVRGTFGSFPQIATCLGLMGALFIGLPAKEIVGCLYVLRWRICFWVSAIPAAVLAVSMEFCAESPHWLFKRGRGIEAEAEFEKILGGLHVKSAMAELSMSDRGDETDTIKFSELFYGRHFKVVFIGSTLFALQQLSGINAVFYFSSTVFKSFGIPSDIANICVGIANLLGSLIAMILMDKLGRKVLLLGSFSGMICPDVCSWCWSSPWSPPFRNISWPDSG from the exons ATGCGGGGACGTTATGTTGATGCATCTTCGATGTACAAACGTGGTGCATCGAGGGACTATATAAATGCATATGACGAAGAAGGAAGTTCGG TACATTTTCTGAATGGCAAAGATATTGGAAACCCCCCATGGAGACGTTCTTTGCCACATGTCCTTGTGGCAACTCTTTCTTCATTCCTAGCTGGCTATCATCTTGG AGTGATAAATGAGACTCTAGAAGGCATCTCTTTAGACCTTGGCTTCAGTGGGAACACCTTGGCTGAAG GTTTAGTGGTGAGCACATGTTTAGGAGGCGCGTTTGCTGGATCTCTATTCAGTGGTTGGATAGTAGATGGGGTCGGACGTCGAAGAGCATTTCAATTTTGTGCTCTACCAATGATAATTGGTGCATCCATGAG TGCAACAACAAAAAGTCTGTGGGGTATGCTTCTGGGGAGGTTATTTGTTGGGACTGGGATGGGTCTTGGCCCATCTGTTGCAGCTCTCTATGTGGCAGAG GTGTCACCAGCTTTTGTAAGGGGTACTTTTGGGAGCTTCCCTCAAATTGCTACATGTCTAGGACTTATGGGAGCTCTTTTTATTGGTCTCCCAGCTAAGGAAATAGTTGGTTG TTTGTATGTACTCAGGTGGCGGATTTGTTTTTGGGTATCTGCCATTCCTGCTGCAGTACTTGCTGTTTCCATGGAGTTCTGTGCAGAGAGTCCCCACTGGCTTTTCAAG AGAGGGAGAGGTATTGAAGCTGAAGCTGAGTTTGAGAAGATTCTAGGAGGATTACATGTCAAATCTGCAATGGCGGAATTGTCAATGTCAGACAGAGGAGATGAGACAGATACCATAAAGTTCTCTGAGTTGTTTTATGGCCGTCATTTCAAAG TGGTTTTCATTGGATCTACCCTTTTTGCTTTACAACAGCTATCTGGCATAAATGCtgtattttatttctcttcGACTGTCTTTAAGAGCTTCGGCATACCTTCAGATATCGCAAACATATGTGTGGGGATTGCAAATTTATTGG GGTCACTAATTGCAATGATCTTGATGGATAAACTTGGAAGGAAGGTACTTCTGCTTGGAAGTTTTTCGGGCATG ATCTGTCCTGACGTTTGCTCTTGGTGCTGGTCCAGTCCCTGGTCTCCTCCTTTCAGAAATATTTCCTGGCCGGATTCGGGCTAA
- the LOC121247738 gene encoding golgin candidate 5-like gives MAWFGGRVSLGNFPDLAGAVNKLQESVKNIEKNFDTALGLEEKSENSESSNEASGLWASTADRKALFDPVMALMGHKSEESTGESSEISESSQYPPAVEKSSEKPGSAQHKSNVEEKEVTEVKSDRSLHSGAEQAEEENEIHEVDKDAKHSDTAEETNNVTSNSELAEIHEVAKDTERSDMAEETNNATSNSELAKSASTAVPIIQPEPNSQDVETLESIDNQQERERSEVAPSKNPDLVQAKSGAIEVDQVENIMILPHELHTFIDTNESLDEQVKKVESMDKQNLQEEDIAETIENEASSDSHAGGETELSGLHFVRAEETNSAGNTSNHPLTLALASDEAATTVSQSLSPENHAIVKGFEVDQKARDDEADIKEQQVSSGTNHSGSSDTLFELEKVKREMKMMENALQGAARQAQAKADEIAKMMNENEQLKAVIEDLKRKSNDAEVESLREEYHQRVATLERKVYALTKERDTLRREQSKKSDAAALLKEKDEIITQVMAEGEELSKKQAAQESQIRKLRAQIRELEEEKKGLITKFQVEENKVESIKKDKMATEQLLQETVEKHQTELAALKEYYTNALNAAKEAEALAETRANNDARNELESRLREAQEREAMLVQALEELRQTLSRKEQQAVFREDMLRRDIEDLQKRYQASERRCEELITQVPESTRPLLRQIEAMQETTARRAEAWAAVERSLNSRLQEAEAKAAAAEEREQSVNERLSQTLSRINVLEAQISCLRTEQMQLSRSLEKERQRAAENRQEYLAAKEEADTQEGRANQLEEQIKELRRKHKQELQDALMHRELLQQEIEKEKTARLDLERTTHVHSAAAATDQTPITKHSSAFENGNLSRKLSSASSLGSMEESYFLQASLDSSDSFSKRRNAGELTMNPYFMKSMTPSAFEAALRQKEGELASYMSRLASLESIRDSLAEELVKMTGQCEKLQVEASMLPGIQAELESLRRRHSAALELMGERDEELEELRADIVDLKEMYREQVNLLVNKIQIMSSSMVTA, from the exons ATGGCGTGGTTTGGTGGGAGAGTTTCCTTGGGGAACTTCCCGGATCTCGCCGGAGCGGTGAATAAGCTCCAGGAGAGCGTGAAGAACATCGAGAAGAATTTTGACACAGCTCTCGGTTTAGAAGAGAAGTCGGAGAATTCTGAATCCAGCAATGAAG CATCAGGTTTATGGGCTTCCACTGCCGACAGGAAAGCACTGTTTGATCCTGTCATGGCCCTTATGGGGCATAAAAGTGAGGAAAGTACTGGTGAGTCATCAGAAATATCGGAATCTTCCCAGTATCCACCTGCAGTTGAGAAATCTTCTGAAAAACCTGGCTCTGCGCAGCATAAATCTAATGTAGAGGAAAAGGAGGTGACTGAAGTCAAAAGTGACAGATCTCTCCATTCTGGAGCTGAAcaagcagaagaagaaaatgaaatccaTGAGGTAGACAAAGATGCTAAGCACTCAGACACTGCAGAGGAGACAAATAATGTAACTTCAAATTCAGAACTAGCTGAAATCCACGAGGTAGCCAAAGACACTGAACGATCGGACATGGCAGAGGAGACAAATAATGCGACTTCAAATTCTGAACTAGCCAAATCTGCATCAACAGCTGTGCCTATTATACAACCTGAACCCAACAGTCAGGATGTTGAGACATTGGAGTCTATTGACAAtcaacaagagagagagagatcagaagTGGCACCCTCCAAAAATCCAGACTTGGTGCAAGCCAAGTCAGGTGCCATTGAAGTAGATCAAGTTGAGAATATTATGATTTTGCCACATGAGTTGCATACTTTCATTGATACAAATGAGAGTCTGGATGAACAAGTGAAAAAAGTAGAGAGTATGGATAAGCAGAACTTGCAAGAAGAAGATATTGCAGAGACAATTGAAAATGAGGCATCAAGTGATAGCCATGCTGGAGGTGAAACTGAGCTCTCTGGTTTACATTTTGTTCGGGCTGAGGAGACTAATAGTGCTGGAAACACTTCTAACCATCCATTGACCCTTGCACTTGCTTCGGATGAAGCTGCAACGACGGTGTCTCAATCTCTTTCTCCTGAAAATCATGCAATTGTTAAGGGATTTGAAGTGGATCAAAAAGCCAGAGATGATGAGGCTGACATTAAAGAGCAACAGGTGAGCTCAGGAACAAATCACTCCGGCTCTTCAGATACTCTGTTTGAATTGGAGAAGGTGAAGAgggagatgaagatgatggaAAATGCATTGCAAGGTGCTGCTAGACAAGCTCAG GCAAAAGCTGATGAGATTGCTAAGATGATGAACGAAAATGAACAACTAAAGGCTGTGATTGAGGATTTGAAG AGAAAATCCAATGATGCAGAAGTTGAGTCTTTGCGAGAGGAATACCATCAGAGGGTAGCAACTCTGGAAAGGAAG GTTTATGCTCTGACTAAGGAAAGGGATACACTTAGAAGAGAGCAGAGTAAAAAAAGTGATGCAGCTGCTCTtctgaaagaaaaagatgaaataattaCTCAGGTTATGGCTGAAG GTGAAGAGCTTTCGAAAAAGCAGGCTGCTCAAGAATCTCAGATTAGGAAATTAAGGGCTCAG ATTAGAGAGcttgaagaagagaagaaggggCTGATTACTAAGTTTCAG gtagaagaaaataaagtagAGAGTATCAAGAAGGACAAAATGGCTACAGAGCAGTTGCTGCAGGAAACAGTAGAAAAACACCAAACAGAACTTGCAGCACTGAAAGAATACTATACAAATGCTTTGAATGCTGCGAAGGAGGCTGAGGCATTAGCAGAGACTCGTGCCAACAATGACGCAAGAAATGAACTAGAGAGTCGTTTGAGAGAGGCCCAGGAACGTGAAGCTATGCTAGTTCAGGCACTTGAAGAATTAAGGCAAACTCTGAGTAGAAAGGAGCAGCAG GCAGTGTTTAGAGAAGACATGCTTCGTAGGGACATCGAAGATCTTCAGAAACGTTATCAA gCAAGTGAGCGTCGATGTGAGGAGTTGATTACACAAGTTCCAGAATCTACAAGGCCTCTTTTAAGGCAGATTGAAGCTATGCAG GAAACAACAGCCAGAAGAGCAGAAGCCTGGGCTGCTGTTGAGAGGTCCCTTAATTCTCGACTTCAG GAAGCAGAGGCCAAAGCTGCAGCTGCAGAGGAAAGAGAGCAATCTGTGAATGAGCGCTTATCTCAAACCTTATCTCGAATTAATGTTCTTGAGGCTCAG ATTTCATGTCTTAGAACAGAACAGATGCAGTTAAGTAGATCCCTCGAAAAGGAGAGACAGAGAGCGGCTGAAAATAGGCAAGAATACCTTGCAGCCAAGGAGGAAGCTGACACCCAGGAAGGTCGTGCAAACCAGCTTGAAGAACAAATTAAGGAACTAAGGCGGAAACACAAGCAAGAGTTACAAGATGCACTGATGCACAGGGAACTGCTACAGCAG GAGATAGAAAAGGAGAAAACTGCTCGGTTGGATTTGGAAAGGACAACTCATGTGCATTCTGCGGCTGCCGCAACAGATCAAACTCCAATAACAAAGCACAGTTCTGCTTTTGAGAATG GAAACTTAAGCCGAAAGCTTTCAAGCGCTAGCAGCCTAGGCAGCATGGAGGAAAGCTATTTCCTGCAAGCATCTTTGGACTCGTCTGACAGTTTCTCCAAGAGGAGAAATGCTGGAGAGTTAACCATGAATCCATATTTTATGAAGAGCATGACGCCTAGTGCTTTTGAAGCCGCTCTACGTCAGAAGGAGGGTGAGCTTGCTTCATACATGTCTCGTTTG GCATCGTTGGAATCTATACGTGATTCTCTTGCTGAGGAGTTGGTCAAAATGACAGGGCAG TGTGAGAAGTTACAGGTAGAGGCTTCCATGTTGCCTGGCATACAGGCAGAGCTAGAATCATTAAGGAGGCGACACTCTGCTGCGCTGGAGCTAATGGGTGAACGTGATGAGGAG CTGGAAGAACTTCGCGCAGATATTGTAGATTTGAAGGAGATGTACAGGGAGCAAGTAAACTTACTTGTGAATAAG ATCCAGATAATGAGTTCATCAATGGTTACTGCCTGA